Proteins encoded in a region of the Streptomyces sp. NBC_01298 genome:
- a CDS encoding LacI family DNA-binding transcriptional regulator, whose amino-acid sequence MKDVAARAGVGLKTVSRVVNGEPGVTPDTEQRVQEAIDALGFRRNDSARVLRKGRTATVGLVLEDLSDPFYGPLNRAVEEVARAHGALLINGSSAEDPDRERELALALCARRVDGLIVIPAGDDHRYLEPEIRAGVATVFVDRPAGRIDADVVLSDSFGGARGGVAHLIAGGHRRIGFIGDQPHIHTATERLRGYRAAMADAGLPVDPSWVSLGATAPERVSAAARSMLSGPQPVTALFAGNNRVTVTAVRVLASLPRPVALVGFDDFELADLLKPGITVIAQDAAALGRVATDRLFQRLSGADLPPSRIELPTRLIPRGSGEIPPFTG is encoded by the coding sequence ATGAAGGACGTGGCGGCCCGGGCCGGCGTGGGCCTCAAGACGGTGTCCCGCGTCGTCAACGGGGAGCCCGGGGTCACCCCGGACACCGAGCAGCGGGTCCAGGAGGCCATCGACGCCCTCGGTTTCCGCCGCAACGACAGCGCGCGCGTGCTGCGCAAGGGCCGCACCGCCACCGTCGGCCTCGTCCTGGAGGACCTCTCCGACCCCTTCTACGGGCCGCTCAACCGGGCCGTGGAAGAGGTGGCCCGCGCCCACGGCGCCCTGCTCATCAACGGCTCCAGCGCCGAGGACCCGGACCGCGAGCGGGAATTGGCGCTCGCGCTGTGCGCCCGCCGGGTGGACGGCCTCATCGTCATCCCGGCCGGGGACGACCACCGCTATCTGGAACCGGAGATCCGGGCCGGGGTGGCCACGGTGTTCGTGGACCGCCCGGCGGGCCGGATCGACGCGGACGTCGTGCTGTCCGATAGCTTCGGGGGCGCCCGGGGCGGGGTGGCCCACCTGATCGCGGGCGGCCACCGCCGGATCGGCTTCATCGGCGACCAGCCGCACATCCACACGGCGACCGAGCGGCTACGGGGCTACCGCGCGGCCATGGCCGACGCCGGCCTGCCGGTCGATCCCTCCTGGGTCTCCCTCGGGGCAACGGCCCCGGAACGCGTCTCGGCCGCGGCCCGGTCGATGCTGTCGGGCCCGCAACCGGTGACGGCCCTCTTCGCCGGCAACAACCGCGTGACGGTCACGGCGGTACGGGTCCTCGCGTCCCTGCCCCGCCCGGTGGCCCTGGTCGGCTTCGACGACTTCGAACTCGCCGACCTGCTGAAGCCCGGCATCACCGTCATCGCCCAGGACGCCGCGGCCCTGGGCCGCGTGGCCACGGACCGCCTCTTCCAACGCCTGTCGGGCGCCGACCTCCCCCCGTCCCGCATCGAACTCCCCACCCGCCTGATCCCCCGCGGCTCGGGCGAGATCCCGCCGTTCACCGGATGA
- a CDS encoding electron transfer flavoprotein subunit alpha/FixB family protein, whose product MAEVLVYVDHVDGAVRKPTLELLTLARRIGEPVAVALGAGAEATAAVLAEHGAVKVLTADAPEFSDYLVVPKVDALQAAYDAVSPAAVLLPSSAENKEIGARLAVRIGSGIITDATDLEAGDEGPVATQAAFAASFSTKSRVSKGTPVITVKPNSAPVEAAPAAGTVEALAVTFGALATGTKVTSRTPRESTGRPELTEAAIVVSGGRGVNGAENFHIIEALADSLGAAVGASRAAVDAGWYPHSNQVGQTGKSVSPQLYIASGISGAIQHRAGMQTSKTIVAINKDAEAPIFDLVDYGVVGDLFAVVPQLTDEIKARKG is encoded by the coding sequence ATGGCTGAAGTCCTCGTCTACGTCGACCACGTCGACGGCGCCGTTCGCAAGCCCACCCTTGAACTGCTGACCCTGGCCCGCCGCATCGGCGAGCCCGTCGCCGTCGCCCTCGGCGCCGGTGCCGAGGCCACCGCCGCCGTGCTCGCCGAGCACGGTGCCGTCAAGGTCCTCACCGCCGACGCCCCGGAGTTCTCCGACTACCTCGTCGTACCGAAGGTGGACGCGCTCCAGGCCGCGTACGACGCCGTCTCCCCGGCCGCCGTACTGCTCCCCTCCTCCGCGGAGAACAAGGAGATCGGCGCCCGCCTGGCCGTCCGCATCGGCTCCGGCATCATCACCGACGCCACCGACCTGGAGGCGGGTGACGAGGGCCCGGTCGCGACGCAGGCCGCGTTCGCCGCGTCCTTCAGCACCAAGTCCCGCGTCTCCAAGGGCACCCCGGTCATCACCGTGAAGCCCAACTCGGCCCCGGTCGAGGCCGCCCCGGCCGCCGGCACCGTCGAGGCGCTCGCCGTCACCTTCGGCGCCCTGGCCACCGGCACCAAGGTCACCTCCCGCACCCCGCGCGAGTCGACCGGCCGCCCCGAGCTGACCGAGGCCGCGATCGTGGTCTCCGGCGGCCGCGGCGTCAACGGCGCCGAGAACTTCCACATCATCGAGGCCCTCGCGGACTCCCTCGGTGCGGCCGTCGGCGCCTCGCGCGCCGCCGTGGACGCCGGCTGGTACCCGCACTCCAACCAGGTCGGCCAGACCGGCAAGTCGGTCTCCCCGCAGCTGTACATCGCCTCCGGCATCTCGGGCGCGATCCAGCACCGCGCCGGCATGCAGACGTCCAAGACGATCGTCGCGATCAACAAGGACGCCGAGGCCCCGATCTTCGACCTCGTCGACTACGGCGTGGTCGGCGACCTCTTCGCGGTCGTCCCCCAGCTGACCGACGAGATCAAGGCGCGCAAGGGCTAA
- a CDS encoding DUF6986 family protein translates to MGQQEKVATSLAGAVSEGISASLKPVDAELARHYPGDPGTRQPIHTVYVPGDVFAADTIRTWGDQALAALDEHAPDAATFAKVLGISDELAVPVYDRVRAKLASEPIEDLRVDFEDGFGVRSDEEEDQAAARAARLVAEAFSNGTNAPYMGIRMKCMESNVRDRGIRTTDIFLSGLLAHGGLPEGLVLTLPKVTYPEQVTAFVQLLEAFETARGLRPGRIGFEIQIETSQSILASDGTAAVARMIEASKGRATGLHYGTFDYSACVGVSAAYQSSDHPAADHAKAIMQVAAAGTGVRVSDGSTNVLPIGTTEHVHEAWKLHYGLTRRALARAYYQGWDMHPAHLPTRYAAVFVFYREGLETAAARLKAYVAKIEGDVMDEPATAKALAGYLVRGLDCGAVGADEVTALTGLTRAELDAFAIPRRSATLTATA, encoded by the coding sequence ATGGGTCAGCAGGAGAAGGTGGCGACGAGCCTCGCAGGCGCGGTCAGCGAGGGCATCAGCGCTTCCCTCAAGCCGGTGGACGCGGAACTCGCGCGCCACTACCCGGGCGACCCCGGCACCCGTCAGCCCATCCACACGGTCTACGTGCCCGGTGACGTCTTCGCCGCGGACACCATCCGTACCTGGGGCGACCAGGCCCTCGCGGCCCTCGACGAGCACGCCCCGGACGCCGCCACCTTCGCCAAGGTGCTCGGCATCTCCGACGAGCTGGCCGTACCGGTCTACGACCGCGTCCGCGCCAAGCTCGCCTCCGAGCCCATCGAGGACCTGCGCGTCGACTTCGAGGACGGCTTCGGCGTCCGCTCCGACGAGGAGGAGGACCAGGCCGCCGCCCGCGCCGCCCGCCTCGTCGCCGAAGCCTTCTCCAACGGCACGAACGCCCCGTACATGGGCATCCGGATGAAGTGCATGGAGTCCAACGTCCGCGACCGCGGCATCCGGACCACCGACATCTTCCTCTCGGGCCTGCTCGCGCACGGCGGCCTGCCCGAGGGCCTGGTCCTGACCCTGCCCAAGGTCACCTACCCCGAGCAGGTCACGGCCTTCGTGCAGCTGCTGGAGGCCTTCGAGACCGCCCGCGGCCTGCGCCCGGGCCGGATCGGCTTCGAGATCCAGATCGAGACCAGCCAGTCCATCCTGGCCTCCGACGGCACCGCCGCGGTCGCCCGGATGATCGAGGCCTCCAAGGGCCGCGCCACCGGCCTGCACTACGGCACCTTCGACTACAGCGCCTGCGTCGGCGTCTCCGCCGCGTACCAGTCGAGCGACCACCCCGCCGCCGACCACGCCAAGGCGATCATGCAGGTCGCGGCCGCCGGTACCGGCGTACGCGTCTCCGACGGCTCGACCAACGTCCTGCCGATCGGCACCACCGAGCACGTCCACGAGGCCTGGAAGCTCCACTACGGCCTCACCCGCCGCGCCCTGGCCCGTGCCTACTACCAGGGCTGGGACATGCACCCGGCGCACCTGCCGACCCGCTACGCGGCGGTCTTCGTCTTCTACCGCGAGGGCCTCGAAACGGCCGCCGCGCGCCTGAAGGCGTACGTCGCCAAGATCGAGGGCGACGTCATGGACGAGCCCGCCACCGCGAAGGCCCTGGCCGGCTACCTGGTCCGCGGCCTGGACTGCGGCGCCGTCGGCGCCGACGAGGTCACCGCCCTGACCGGCCTGACCCGCGCGGAACTCGACGCCTTCGCCATCCCGCGCCGCTCGGCGACGCTGACGGCGACCGCCTGA
- a CDS encoding electron transfer flavoprotein subunit beta/FixA family protein: MSLRIVVCVKYVPDATGDRQFTEDLTVNRDDVDGLLSELDEYAVEQALQIADEADDAEITVLTVGPEDAKDALRKALSMGADKAIHVEDDDLHGSDVMATSLVLAKAIEKAGYDLVITGMASTDGTMGVLPAILAERLGVPQVTLLSEVKVEDGVVTGRRDGDTASEQLQASLPALVSVTDQSGEARYPSFKGIMAAKKKPVESWDLEELEIESDEVGLEGSWTAVDSATQRPARTAGTIVKDEGEGGKSLAEFLAGQKFI, from the coding sequence GTGAGCCTGAGGATCGTTGTCTGTGTGAAGTACGTGCCCGACGCCACTGGCGACCGGCAGTTCACCGAAGACCTGACCGTCAACCGTGACGACGTCGACGGCCTGCTGTCGGAGCTCGACGAGTACGCCGTCGAGCAGGCGCTGCAGATCGCCGACGAGGCCGACGACGCGGAGATCACCGTCCTGACGGTGGGACCCGAGGACGCGAAGGACGCGCTGCGCAAGGCGCTGTCGATGGGTGCCGACAAGGCCATCCACGTCGAGGACGACGACCTGCACGGCAGTGACGTCATGGCCACCTCGCTGGTGCTCGCCAAGGCGATCGAGAAGGCCGGTTACGACCTGGTCATCACCGGCATGGCGTCGACCGACGGCACCATGGGCGTCCTCCCGGCGATCCTGGCCGAGCGCCTGGGCGTCCCGCAGGTCACCCTGCTCTCCGAGGTCAAGGTCGAGGACGGTGTCGTCACCGGCCGCCGCGACGGTGACACCGCGAGCGAGCAGCTCCAGGCCTCCCTCCCGGCGCTCGTCTCGGTGACGGACCAGTCGGGCGAGGCCCGTTACCCGTCCTTCAAGGGCATCATGGCCGCCAAGAAGAAGCCGGTGGAGTCCTGGGACCTGGAGGAGCTGGAGATCGAGTCCGACGAGGTCGGTCTCGAAGGCTCCTGGACCGCGGTCGACTCCGCGACCCAGCGTCCGGCCCGCACCGCCGGCACGATCGTCAAGGACGAGGGCGAGGGCGGCAAGTCGCTGGCCGAGTTCCTGGCCGGCCAGAAGTTCATCTAA
- a CDS encoding flavin reductase family protein — protein sequence MTAPTAPSPRAGAGLPGSPALLRSVFRRHAAGVAVITAESGGRPAGFTATSLNSVSADPPLLSFTIGTGSSSWPAVRDSEHLGVHILGEHQGELAGLFARNGADRFGPATDWAPGPHGVPVLGGVLAWLVCRVVARVPAGEHRVIIAEAVAGDPAGDPVGDPGGEGRPLLYHQGRFNALRD from the coding sequence ATGACGGCTCCGACAGCTCCGTCCCCACGGGCCGGCGCAGGCCTGCCCGGCTCGCCCGCGCTGTTGCGCTCGGTGTTCCGCCGGCACGCCGCGGGCGTCGCCGTGATCACTGCCGAGAGCGGCGGCCGGCCGGCCGGTTTCACCGCCACCTCGCTCAACTCGGTCTCCGCCGACCCCCCGCTGCTGTCGTTCACCATCGGCACCGGGTCCTCCAGCTGGCCCGCGGTACGGGACTCCGAGCACCTCGGGGTCCACATACTCGGCGAGCACCAGGGGGAGTTGGCCGGCCTGTTCGCCCGCAACGGAGCCGACCGCTTCGGGCCCGCCACCGACTGGGCGCCCGGCCCGCACGGTGTGCCGGTGCTGGGCGGAGTCCTGGCCTGGCTGGTGTGCCGGGTGGTGGCGCGGGTTCCGGCCGGCGAGCACCGGGTGATCATCGCGGAGGCGGTCGCCGGGGACCCGGCGGGGGACCCCGTGGGGGATCCGGGCGGCGAGGGCCGTCCGCTGCTGTACCACCAGGGGCGCTTCAACGCGTTGCGGGACTGA